A part of Streptococcus porcinus genomic DNA contains:
- a CDS encoding surface-anchored 5'-nucleotidase, with protein sequence MKKHIVLKSSVLSVLAGMSLFVSGVSADQVDVQILGVNDFHGAIDQTSTAYMPDGKISGAGTAAQLDAYMDKAQADFTQTSPNGTSFRVQAGDMVGASPANSGLLQDEPTVQIFNEMNVEYGTLGNHEFDEGLAEYNRIMTGTAPTPDSTINQITKDYPHVPSNQTIVISNVVDKKTGEIPYNWKPYAIKSIPINNTSVKVGIIGVVTTEIPDLVLKQNYEQYDFLDEAETIAKYAKELRAQNVNAIMILAHIPATTGKDGLVGDQMATIINKVNQIYPDNSIDIVFTGHNHVYANGTIGNTRIVQALAQGKAYADVRGTLDTDTQDFITVPTGQVVAVAPGILTGTPEIQAIVNNANTIVARVTETKIGTAITNANISREVNNDKESALGNLITKAQLAIAKQSFPEVDFAITNNGGVRADLVVNSDQSITWGAAQAVQPFGNILQVVELTGQEIYDVLNEQYDEGEKYFLQISGLRYIYTDSGSADPLNPYKVVKAYKTNGEEIDPNATYKVVINDFLYGGGDGFKTFKKGRLLGAINPDTEVFIKYIKDLEASNQKVSATISGVKTYATVTLETSKRKDSSGIHDLVNRVYRNREGKIIQTELVSDLFTPTKATETETTKVRSLATNSYSLMYAKSENHIQNTDVKKKLPITGSKEQGSLLLSLAGIATLFATSLAKKKEH encoded by the coding sequence ATGAAAAAACATATTGTTTTAAAAAGCAGTGTTTTAAGTGTCCTTGCTGGTATGTCATTATTTGTTTCAGGTGTTAGCGCTGATCAAGTTGATGTTCAAATTTTAGGGGTCAATGACTTCCATGGTGCCATTGACCAAACTAGCACCGCTTATATGCCTGATGGTAAAATTTCAGGTGCTGGAACGGCTGCTCAACTTGATGCTTATATGGATAAAGCTCAAGCTGATTTTACCCAAACTAGTCCTAATGGAACTAGTTTTCGTGTTCAAGCTGGTGACATGGTTGGAGCTAGCCCAGCAAACTCAGGATTACTCCAAGACGAACCAACTGTTCAGATTTTTAATGAAATGAATGTTGAATATGGTACCCTTGGTAACCATGAATTCGATGAGGGCTTGGCTGAGTATAATCGTATTATGACTGGCACAGCTCCCACTCCTGATTCGACTATTAATCAAATTACAAAAGACTACCCGCATGTTCCTTCTAATCAAACGATTGTTATTTCAAATGTTGTTGATAAAAAGACTGGGGAGATTCCATATAATTGGAAACCTTATGCTATTAAATCCATTCCTATTAACAATACTTCCGTCAAAGTCGGTATAATTGGTGTCGTTACTACTGAAATACCCGATTTAGTCCTTAAACAGAATTACGAACAGTATGATTTTTTAGACGAAGCTGAAACTATCGCTAAGTATGCTAAAGAATTAAGAGCCCAGAACGTTAATGCTATTATGATTTTAGCTCACATCCCTGCAACTACAGGAAAAGATGGTCTGGTTGGTGATCAAATGGCTACCATTATCAATAAAGTTAACCAAATCTATCCTGATAACAGTATTGATATAGTCTTTACTGGACATAACCACGTGTATGCAAACGGAACAATTGGTAATACTCGGATTGTTCAAGCCCTTGCTCAAGGAAAGGCCTATGCCGATGTCCGTGGTACTTTGGATACTGATACCCAAGATTTCATCACAGTACCTACTGGACAAGTTGTCGCTGTTGCTCCGGGTATTTTAACAGGAACACCTGAAATTCAAGCAATTGTGAATAATGCCAATACTATAGTGGCTCGTGTAACTGAAACAAAAATTGGAACAGCTATAACAAATGCCAATATTTCAAGAGAGGTTAATAACGATAAAGAATCCGCTCTAGGTAACCTAATTACAAAAGCTCAATTAGCTATTGCCAAGCAATCATTCCCTGAGGTAGATTTCGCCATTACAAACAATGGTGGTGTACGTGCTGACTTAGTAGTTAATAGTGATCAATCAATCACTTGGGGCGCAGCTCAAGCTGTCCAACCCTTTGGAAATATCCTTCAAGTTGTTGAATTAACAGGACAAGAAATTTATGATGTCTTGAATGAACAGTATGATGAGGGAGAAAAATACTTCCTTCAAATATCTGGTCTCAGGTACATCTATACTGATAGTGGCTCTGCTGATCCCTTAAATCCTTACAAAGTTGTAAAAGCCTATAAGACCAACGGTGAAGAAATTGATCCGAACGCAACCTACAAAGTGGTTATCAACGACTTCTTATATGGTGGAGGAGATGGTTTTAAAACATTTAAAAAAGGGAGATTGTTAGGAGCAATCAACCCTGACACCGAAGTATTCATTAAATATATTAAAGATCTAGAAGCTAGCAATCAAAAAGTTTCTGCCACTATCTCTGGAGTTAAAACCTATGCTACAGTTACTCTTGAAACATCTAAAAGGAAAGACTCATCGGGTATACATGATTTAGTCAATCGCGTTTATCGTAATCGTGAGGGAAAAATCATTCAAACGGAGTTAGTTTCAGACCTATTCACACCAACTAAGGCTACTGAAACAGAAACTACAAAAGTAAGAAGCCTAGCAACTAATAGTTACTCCTTAATGTATGCTAAGTCTGAAAATCATATTCAAAATACTGATGTTAAGAAAAAATTACCTATAACTGGAAGTAAGGAGCAAGGCTCTCTCCTACTATCACTAGCAGGAATTGCTACTCTTTTCGCGACTAGCTTAGCTAAGAAAAAAGAACACTAA
- a CDS encoding peptide deformylase — MIRRIVKDPFFLQQVSKQATKEDLPIGKDLQDTLAFHRENCLGLAANMIGESKRIIIISMGFVDLVMFNPKLVKKSDSYITEESCLSLSGNQKTKRYQKITVEYLDLNWRKKSLSLNGLAAQICQHELDHLDGILI, encoded by the coding sequence ATGATTCGTCGAATTGTGAAAGATCCTTTCTTTTTACAACAAGTTTCAAAACAAGCCACAAAAGAGGATTTGCCCATAGGTAAGGACTTACAAGACACTTTAGCTTTTCATAGAGAGAATTGCTTGGGCTTGGCGGCTAATATGATTGGAGAGTCTAAGCGTATTATTATCATTTCAATGGGGTTTGTTGACTTAGTTATGTTTAATCCAAAGTTGGTGAAAAAATCCGACTCATATATCACTGAAGAATCTTGCCTCTCGCTTTCTGGAAACCAGAAAACAAAACGCTACCAAAAAATTACAGTGGAGTATCTTGACCTTAATTGGAGAAAGAAAAGTTTAAGCTTAAATGGTTTAGCGGCCCAAATTTGCCAACATGAGTTAGATCATCTAGACGGGATTTTAATCTAA
- the gdhA gene encoding NADP-specific glutamate dehydrogenase, whose translation MISGKEYVDRVFKKVKATNAHETEFLQAVEEVFDSLVPVFDKYPNYIEENLLERLVEPERVISFRVPWMDDQGNVHVNRGYRVQFSSAIGPYKGGLRFHPSVNQSIVKFLGFEQIFKNSLTGQPIGGGKGGSNFDPKGKSDMEIMRFTQSFMTELQKHIGPDLDVPAGDIGVGSREIGYLFGQYKRLNGYQNGVLTGKGLSFGGSLARKEATGYGVVYFAQHMLASKGQELKGKKAIVSGSGNVAIYATEKLQELGASVIAVSDSSGYVYDENGIDLDSLKQIKEVNRGRIKSYIESHPHAIFTAVGSGPSIWSLKADLAFPCATQNELNAKDAQMLVDNGILAVVEGANMPSTLKAIALFQDAGVLFGPAKAANAGGVAVSALEMAQNSGRIAWTFEEVDAKLFDIMKDIYDNATHAADEFNLSENLVAGANIAGFLKVAEAMSAQGLV comes from the coding sequence ATGATATCAGGAAAAGAATATGTTGATCGTGTTTTTAAGAAAGTAAAAGCTACAAATGCACATGAGACTGAATTTTTACAGGCTGTTGAAGAAGTTTTTGACTCCTTAGTACCAGTTTTTGATAAATATCCTAATTATATTGAAGAAAATCTCTTGGAACGATTAGTTGAACCAGAACGTGTTATCTCCTTTAGAGTTCCATGGATGGATGACCAAGGGAATGTTCATGTTAACAGAGGCTATCGTGTGCAGTTTTCTTCCGCAATAGGTCCCTACAAGGGTGGGTTACGCTTTCATCCTTCAGTTAATCAGTCTATTGTTAAATTTTTAGGATTTGAACAAATTTTTAAAAATTCACTGACTGGACAACCCATAGGTGGTGGTAAAGGGGGATCAAATTTTGATCCTAAAGGCAAATCAGATATGGAGATTATGCGCTTTACCCAAAGCTTTATGACTGAATTACAAAAACATATTGGTCCAGACTTAGATGTTCCTGCTGGCGATATCGGAGTTGGTAGTCGTGAAATAGGTTATCTTTTTGGACAATATAAGCGTTTAAATGGTTATCAAAATGGTGTTCTGACTGGTAAAGGATTATCATTTGGGGGATCCTTAGCACGCAAAGAAGCGACGGGATATGGGGTTGTTTATTTTGCACAACACATGTTAGCTTCAAAAGGCCAAGAACTTAAAGGAAAAAAAGCCATTGTCTCTGGATCAGGTAATGTGGCTATCTATGCGACTGAAAAATTACAAGAACTGGGTGCAAGTGTTATTGCCGTTTCAGATTCGTCAGGTTATGTTTACGATGAAAACGGTATTGATTTAGATAGTTTAAAACAAATTAAAGAAGTTAATCGTGGACGTATCAAAAGTTATATCGAGTCGCATCCTCATGCTATCTTTACAGCAGTTGGTAGTGGGCCATCAATTTGGTCTTTAAAGGCTGATCTTGCTTTTCCGTGTGCTACTCAAAATGAGTTGAATGCTAAAGATGCTCAAATGTTGGTTGATAATGGTATCCTTGCTGTTGTCGAAGGTGCTAACATGCCATCTACTTTAAAGGCTATTGCCTTATTTCAAGACGCTGGCGTTTTATTTGGACCTGCCAAAGCAGCCAACGCTGGTGGAGTAGCGGTATCTGCTTTAGAAATGGCTCAAAATAGTGGACGAATTGCTTGGACTTTTGAAGAAGTTGATGCAAAACTCTTTGATATTATGAAAGATATCTATGATAATGCAACTCATGCTGCTGATGAATTTAACCTTTCTGAGAATCTAGTTGCAGGTGCTAATATCGCAGGTTTTCTAAAGGTTGCAGAAGCTATGTCGGCTCAAGGGCTTGTTTAA
- a CDS encoding ABC transporter ATP-binding protein has product MSDFLVEKLSKTVGDKTVFRDISFLIHDYDRIGIIGVNGTGKTTLLDLIAEKIGYDGDLSPFLKPNDYKIAYLTQDPEFKANDSVLETVLSTDLPEMVLIGQYERLMSNYSEANHKELEKVMAEMDRLDAWSIESEVKTVLSKLGISDLEQKVGQLSGGMKRRVQLAQVLLGAADLLLLDEPTNHLDIDTIAWLTNYLKSSKKTVLFITHDRYFLDHLATRIFELDNANLQEYQGNYQDYVRLKAEQDERDAANLHKKKQLYKQELSWMRTQPQARATKQQARINRFNELKEDVSNSVSNESLEMAFETSRIGKKVIHFENVSFGYDKDFSLINDFSLIIQNKDRIGIVGDNGVGKTTLLHLINGDLKAHSGKVDIGETVRIGYFSQQIQGMDESKRLITYLQEVADEVKTSVGTTSISELLEQFLFPRSTHGSIIGKLSGGEKKRLYLLKILIEKPNVLLLDEPTNDLDIATLTVLEQFLNHFAGPVITVSHDRYFLDKVATKILSFENGEIQVFYGNYSDYLDEKAFQNEKILLKAKKPPKMIAKELADKKRMSYKEKQEWATIEDDITQIEKKIASIESDMLTVGSDYGKLSDYQKELDQLNQELLEKYERYDYLSELEN; this is encoded by the coding sequence ATGAGTGATTTTTTAGTTGAAAAATTAAGCAAAACAGTCGGAGATAAAACTGTTTTTCGTGATATTTCTTTTCTCATACATGATTATGATCGAATTGGAATTATTGGTGTTAATGGAACAGGTAAAACAACTTTACTGGATCTTATCGCTGAAAAAATTGGTTACGATGGTGATTTATCTCCTTTCTTAAAACCTAACGATTATAAAATTGCCTACTTGACTCAGGATCCTGAATTTAAGGCTAATGATAGTGTTTTAGAGACAGTTTTATCGACAGATTTGCCTGAAATGGTCTTGATAGGACAGTATGAACGTCTGATGTCAAACTATTCAGAAGCTAATCATAAAGAATTAGAGAAAGTTATGGCTGAGATGGACCGACTTGATGCCTGGTCCATTGAAAGTGAAGTTAAAACGGTTCTCTCTAAGTTGGGGATTTCAGATTTAGAGCAAAAAGTTGGTCAATTATCAGGAGGGATGAAACGTCGTGTTCAATTGGCTCAAGTACTGCTAGGAGCAGCAGATCTCTTATTATTAGATGAGCCAACTAACCATTTGGATATAGATACTATTGCTTGGTTAACCAATTATCTTAAATCGTCGAAAAAAACGGTGCTGTTTATCACTCACGATCGCTATTTTCTAGATCATTTGGCTACACGAATTTTCGAATTAGATAATGCAAATTTACAAGAATACCAAGGTAATTATCAAGACTATGTCCGCCTTAAAGCTGAACAAGATGAACGCGATGCCGCTAACTTACATAAGAAAAAACAGTTGTATAAACAAGAGCTATCGTGGATGCGGACGCAACCACAAGCTCGTGCTACTAAACAACAAGCTCGTATTAATCGCTTCAATGAATTGAAAGAGGATGTGTCGAATTCGGTATCAAATGAATCATTGGAAATGGCTTTTGAAACCAGTCGGATTGGGAAAAAAGTCATTCACTTTGAAAATGTTTCATTTGGTTATGATAAGGATTTCTCTTTGATTAATGATTTTAGTTTAATTATTCAGAACAAAGATCGTATAGGGATTGTAGGCGATAATGGTGTTGGTAAAACGACACTACTCCATCTTATTAATGGAGACCTCAAGGCTCATTCTGGCAAAGTAGATATTGGAGAAACTGTCCGTATTGGCTATTTTTCACAGCAGATTCAAGGGATGGATGAGAGTAAACGTCTCATAACTTATTTGCAAGAGGTTGCTGATGAGGTAAAGACAAGTGTTGGTACGACCAGCATTAGCGAACTCTTAGAGCAGTTTCTTTTTCCTAGATCAACACATGGTAGTATTATCGGTAAATTATCAGGTGGAGAGAAAAAGCGTCTTTATCTTTTGAAAATATTGATTGAAAAACCAAATGTTCTTCTGTTAGATGAACCGACAAATGATTTAGATATTGCAACTTTGACTGTTTTAGAACAATTTTTAAATCATTTTGCTGGTCCAGTTATTACTGTTAGTCATGATCGCTATTTCTTAGATAAAGTGGCTACTAAGATTCTTTCTTTTGAAAACGGGGAAATTCAGGTCTTTTATGGAAATTATAGTGACTATCTAGATGAGAAAGCTTTTCAAAATGAAAAAATACTTTTAAAAGCTAAGAAACCGCCTAAAATGATAGCCAAAGAGTTAGCAGATAAGAAACGTATGTCATACAAGGAAAAGCAAGAGTGGGCTACTATTGAAGATGATATTACCCAAATAGAGAAAAAAATTGCGAGTATTGAAAGTGACATGTTAACAGTAGGTTCTGATTATGGCAAATTATCGGATTACCAAAAGGAACTAGATCAATTGAATCAAGAACTCTTAGAAAAATATGAACGCTATGATTACTTGAGCGAATTGGAGAACTAG
- a CDS encoding CCA tRNA nucleotidyltransferase, translated as MKLITLPSEFQKALPILKKIKEAGYEAYFVGGSVRDVLLNRPIHDVDIATSSYPEETKAIFTRTVDLGIEHGTVLVLEGGGEYEITTFRTEDVYVDYRRPSQVSFVRSLEEDLKRRDFTVNALALDEDGDIIDKFNGLDDLKARRLRAVGKAQDRFEEDALRIMRGFRFAATLDFTVEETTFCAMTEQAHLLTKISVERIFIEFDKLLMSNHWRCGLELLVNAQAYQFLPDLAGQKTNLQKMMTNLQATFNFTESAQAWASLIISLDISNSKAFLKKWKTSNEFQKKVDHIISLYRLRQKQELDKWSLYSYGKEIAILCEELRQAQALEVNFSRIQDLDEALAIHDKREIVVNGRYLMQELGMSAGPELGKTLNHIEEAIVRGQLINDLPAIRDYIIEELRNE; from the coding sequence ATGAAATTAATAACATTGCCTTCTGAATTTCAGAAGGCTTTACCAATATTAAAGAAAATTAAAGAAGCGGGCTATGAGGCTTATTTTGTTGGCGGTAGTGTACGAGATGTCCTTTTAAATCGTCCAATTCACGATGTGGATATAGCTACTAGCTCATATCCAGAGGAGACTAAGGCTATTTTCACAAGAACTGTAGACTTAGGTATTGAGCACGGAACCGTTCTTGTTTTGGAGGGAGGTGGTGAATATGAAATTACCACTTTTCGAACAGAAGATGTCTATGTTGATTACCGTAGACCTAGTCAGGTTTCCTTTGTCCGATCTTTGGAAGAAGATCTGAAGCGTCGAGATTTTACAGTTAATGCTTTAGCTTTGGATGAAGATGGTGACATTATTGATAAATTTAATGGGCTTGATGATTTAAAAGCTAGGCGCTTACGAGCGGTTGGAAAAGCCCAAGATCGTTTTGAAGAAGATGCTCTTCGAATCATGCGGGGATTCCGCTTTGCGGCAACTTTGGATTTTACTGTTGAAGAGACGACTTTTTGTGCGATGACTGAACAAGCTCACTTATTAACGAAAATTTCTGTTGAAAGAATCTTCATTGAGTTTGATAAGCTGCTGATGTCCAATCATTGGCGATGTGGGTTGGAATTATTAGTTAATGCGCAAGCTTACCAATTTTTACCAGACCTAGCAGGTCAAAAGACTAACCTACAAAAGATGATGACCAATTTACAAGCGACTTTTAACTTCACTGAGAGTGCTCAAGCTTGGGCAAGCCTGATTATAAGTCTAGATATTTCTAATAGCAAAGCTTTTCTCAAAAAATGGAAAACATCAAATGAGTTTCAAAAGAAGGTAGATCATATTATCAGCCTATATCGGCTTCGTCAAAAGCAAGAGCTAGATAAGTGGTCTTTGTACAGCTACGGCAAGGAGATCGCCATTCTTTGTGAAGAGCTTCGTCAAGCCCAGGCTTTAGAGGTAAATTTCTCTAGGATTCAAGATTTAGATGAAGCATTAGCGATTCATGATAAGCGTGAAATAGTGGTCAACGGTCGCTATCTAATGCAGGAATTAGGAATGTCCGCTGGACCGGAACTAGGTAAAACTCTTAATCATATTGAAGAAGCAATTGTTCGTGGGCAGTTGATCAATGATCTCCCGGCTATTCGTGATTATATTATTGAGGAGTTAAGGAATGAGTGA
- a CDS encoding DegV family protein has protein sequence MKLAIVTDNTTAIPEEVKNHKDIYVLNIPVIFDNETYYEGLNLSLDEFYQKMANSSELPKTSQPSLTELDELLTDLSVTGYTHVIGLFLAGGISGFWQNIQFLVEEHPDLTVAFPDSKIASVPTGNMISAILSWCQKGDDFDTILKKLYAKIEGTSAYILVDDLNHLVKGGRLSNGSALLGSLLSIKPILRFNDEGKIVVFEKIRTEKKAMKRLVELLNETAKEGEFEFSIINANGQEKAITLKSMLIESGLPDNFYEADFSSVVGAHLGTNAVAIGYSPIIK, from the coding sequence ATGAAATTAGCAATTGTTACAGATAATACGACAGCCATACCAGAAGAAGTGAAAAATCATAAAGACATATATGTCTTGAACATTCCAGTTATTTTTGATAATGAAACCTATTATGAAGGCTTAAATCTTAGCTTAGATGAGTTTTATCAAAAAATGGCTAATAGTTCAGAATTACCTAAAACTAGTCAACCTTCATTGACAGAATTAGATGAACTGTTAACAGACTTATCCGTAACAGGTTATACGCATGTCATTGGTTTGTTCCTTGCTGGGGGTATCTCAGGATTTTGGCAAAATATTCAGTTCTTAGTTGAAGAGCACCCTGATTTGACAGTGGCTTTCCCAGATAGTAAAATCGCATCGGTACCAACAGGAAATATGATTTCAGCTATCTTAAGTTGGTGTCAAAAGGGTGACGATTTTGACACTATCCTTAAGAAATTATATGCTAAAATTGAAGGTACTTCTGCCTATATTTTGGTTGATGACCTTAATCACTTAGTTAAAGGTGGACGTTTATCCAATGGCTCCGCTTTATTAGGTAGCCTATTAAGTATTAAACCAATACTTCGTTTTAACGACGAGGGTAAGATAGTTGTCTTTGAAAAGATTAGGACAGAAAAGAAAGCTATGAAGCGTTTGGTGGAGTTGTTAAATGAAACCGCTAAAGAGGGTGAATTTGAGTTTTCTATCATAAATGCTAATGGCCAAGAAAAAGCTATCACTTTAAAGAGCATGTTAATTGAGAGTGGTTTGCCAGATAACTTCTATGAAGCAGACTTCAGCTCAGTAGTTGGAGCACACCTAGGAACAAATGCAGTAGCAATTGGCTATTCACCAATTATTAAATAA